A segment of the Xylanibacillus composti genome:
GCTTCAAGTATAATGACGAAATCAACCAGTACTACGTGGAAGTGCTAAATGCCAAAACACAGGAAGTCGTGGCGAGTTTGCCTCCTGAATTTCTGATTGACTTGTCCATTAAAATGAAGGAACTTATTGGATTGTTTATCGACGAGCGAAGATAATATGGAAATCTTGAATTTTGGGAGGGATCGACATGAGCTTTAGTTTAAGCGGACTTGCCTCCGGCCTTGATACAGCTACACTGATTAAACAGTTGGTCGAGCTGGAGAAACAACCGATTTATCGCGAAGAAGCGAGGGTAAAGACCTTTACCAGTCAACAGAGTGTATTCCGCAACATCAACACAAAGCTGATGACCTTGCGTACCGCGGCGGCCGATTTGAAGCTGGGCGCCAACTTCAAGCTTACTTCTGCGACGAATTCGAATGACAATGTTGCGAAAGTGACAGCTTCCGAATCTGCCTTAAAGGGCGATTACGCGATTGAAGTGGATTCACTTGCGAAAGCACATGTGATGCGATTGGAAGGGAGTTCCGGAACGATTGGTACTGCTCTTCAAGGTACAATAACCATTTATAACGAGAATTTGAAGACAGAAGACAAATCGTTAAGCATTAACATTGATACGTCTGATAATCCAGAAGCTACATATGAAGATGTGATGAAGCAAATCGCCAATGCCATCAATAGTAAAGATGCAGGGGTTACAGCTTCAGTCATTGAAACAGAGGCCGGAAAGACCAGCCTTGTGCTGACATCTGCAGAAACTGGCGAAGCCCACAGTATCCAGTTTGACAATAGTGTAACCGGACCAGATGGCTCAAAGGTGACCATTAAAGATGAGAGCGGTATTTTCAATGCTATTAGTGCGAAAAATGCAGATAACCAGCCAATCGGTTTCGTCCAAGCGCAACAAGCTGAGAATGCTGTATTCACAGTGAACGGCGTTTCGGTTACAAGAAGCACGAACACGGTATCCGACGTTATTCAAGGCGTCACGATTAGCTTGGTAGCCAGGGGAGAAACCACTGTTAATGTAGCAAGGGATGCGGATAAAGTTGCGGATAAAGTGAAAGCTTTTGTCGACGCCTACAACGACGTCATGAAGACGATTCGTGACAATACGAGGAAGCTGGACAGCAACGCCACAACGAAGAACTTGCAAGGCGATTCGACACTCCGTTCTCTGCAATCTGCACTATCGGATTGGAGTGTTCGTAGAGTGGATGGAACAATAGATGGATACCACCTATTGTCGGATATAGGCATTGAAGCGGATAAGGGCGTAACAGTTGGCAGCAGCATGACGGGCCAATTAAGCTTCAACCGGGAACTTTTTATCGAGAAGTTCAATGAAAACCCCGAAGCAGTCTTTCATATGTTCGGTCATGATGACACTTCGGATGCCAACAGAGACGGTTTTGCCAGAATCTTTGACGAAGCCTTGCCTAGTTGGACAAGCTCAGTCGATGGAATTATTCAAGGCCGGATCAAGGGCTACGATTCGCAAATTAGTGATACCAAGGAAAGAATAGAGAGGCTGGAAAATTCGTTGCTTCGCAAGGAAGAACAGTTGAAGCGGCAATTTACAGCGATGGAGGTCGCGCTTTCACAACTACAAAGCCAACAAGCTTGGATGACCAGCCAGTTGGCATCACTTTCGACTTCATATTATTAGAACTAGGAAGGGATGAAGACCGTGATGAATCCGCAGCATGCCGGATATCAGGCATATAAGAAAAATAAATACGAAACGGCATCCCCGCACAAATTGATTTCATTGCTGTATACCGCATGTTTGCAGAACGGAAATCGAGCCAAACAAGCGCTGGTCGAAGGGAAAAAAGAGGAAGCGCACACGGCCATTTTGAAAATGCAGGACATTGTCTACGAACTGATTGCTTGTCTGAATGAGGAACAAGGTGGAGAGCTTTCTCAAAATTTAAAGCGAATTTATCTGTATGTCATTGATCGTCTTGTCGAGGCAAACCTGCAAAAAACGGTTGAACCTATTGAAGAGGTCATAGAGTTGATTGAATCGATTCGCAGTGCTTGGGAGCAAATCGGCAAAGACATTCATATGGGGCTGGCATCCAATGGCACAAGCGTCTGAGCATTTGGATCTCTACGAGAGGCTGCTGCTGGTCAGCGGTCAGTTGCTGGAGTGGGCAGAAGCCACGGAATGGGATGACCAGGTCTTGGCTAAGGGAAGCGCATTGCAGAGGGAATGGAACGAACTTCAGGAGATGATTCGCGCCAAAGAAGAGAAGCTGGGGATACAATTATCTCAGCTGCCTTATGCTGACGAGCTCCGCCCTATCGCCGAACGAATTGCTAAGATGCAAGAGGTGACGGCCTCTGTCCTCCAGGAACGCATGAGCATGCTGGGCAAATCGATGAAGGGCCTGCAGCAAACCAAGACAGTCCTGAATGCATACGCTGAACCGGAGGAAGCGGTTCATACGGCTTACTTTTTCGATGAAAAAAAATAATTTTTTTTACTAGAAATTTATCGGAAAAAGCTAAAACTTCACAAGGCTGCTTCCGATAAATATATTAGAACCGCAAGGACGCGGTTACTACTCAAATCCATCAAGGAGGATGAAACACTATGTCGATGTACATCAACACAAACGTAAGCGCGATCAACTCGCATCGCAACCTGTCGTTCAACAACACACAAATGGGTAAAACCATGGAAAAACTTTCTTCCGGTTACCGGATCAACCGTGCTGCTGATGACGCAGCTGGCTTGGCTATCTCCGAGAAGATGCGTTTCCAAATCAACGGCTACAACCAAGCAATGCGGAATGCGCAAGACGGTATTTCCTTGCTGCAGACAGCTGAAGGTGCGCTGACTGAAGTTCATTCCATGCTGCAGCGTATGAACACGCTGGCAAACCAAGCGTCTACAGGTACTTATCAGGATGAAGATCGTTCGAATCTTCAACTTGAAGTTACGCAGCTTCTTGCTGAGATTAATAACATTGCCGGATCCACTACATTCAATGGTGTTCAGCTTCTGAACACAGCAAGCGGAACTGTAACATTCCAAATTGGCGCGTTGGATTCCAACACTCTTCAAGCTAACCTAGCCGATATGAGAACGGATGCATTGGGACTGAGTGGCATTAACATTTCTACTCAATCCGGTGCTAGCGCTGCACTGTCTATCATTCAAAGTGCCATTAATACCGTGTCGACGACTCGTGCTGAGTTTGGTGCGGTGCAGAACCGACTGGAACACACAATCAACAACCTGGGTGTAACAGCTGAGAACCTGGCTGCATCCGAATCCCGTATCCGTAATGCCGACATGGCGAAGGAAATGACGGAATTCACTCGCAACCAAATCTTGGTTCAAGCGGGAACAGCTATGCTGGCTCAAGCAAATGCTGTACCACAAGGTGTGCTGAGACTTCTCGGCTAATTTCAATCACTGAAACATAGTAACAACCTCCTGTCTGTGCTGTGTCACAACGGGAGGTTGTTTTCCCTATGCAACAAAAACATTTACTTGATCGATCTGCAGTCATGGCAGGTCGATTCTTTTTTTGCATAAAAAACCAAGGTTATTATTGCATTTTAAAATGCTTTTGCAATAGCCGATAAATAAAGAAAGAGTAGAAAAGGTGTTGAAAGATATGGAGATTGCAGTAGATTCGAAGGTAGTATCGCAACAAAAAATGAGTTTAGGGCAATTTAATGACTGGTGGAAACAGGCGACTGGAGACATATTACGCAACGGCAAGTTTCTCTACATGGTCATTGTGGACGATATGGAATTTTATGCGGATTACGAATCGTATATCGTACAGCATTTTGACAAGATCCAT
Coding sequences within it:
- a CDS encoding flagellin N-terminal helical domain-containing protein; its protein translation is MSMYINTNVSAINSHRNLSFNNTQMGKTMEKLSSGYRINRAADDAAGLAISEKMRFQINGYNQAMRNAQDGISLLQTAEGALTEVHSMLQRMNTLANQASTGTYQDEDRSNLQLEVTQLLAEINNIAGSTTFNGVQLLNTASGTVTFQIGALDSNTLQANLADMRTDALGLSGINISTQSGASAALSIIQSAINTVSTTRAEFGAVQNRLEHTINNLGVTAENLAASESRIRNADMAKEMTEFTRNQILVQAGTAMLAQANAVPQGVLRLLG
- the fliD gene encoding flagellar filament capping protein FliD; this translates as MSFSLSGLASGLDTATLIKQLVELEKQPIYREEARVKTFTSQQSVFRNINTKLMTLRTAAADLKLGANFKLTSATNSNDNVAKVTASESALKGDYAIEVDSLAKAHVMRLEGSSGTIGTALQGTITIYNENLKTEDKSLSINIDTSDNPEATYEDVMKQIANAINSKDAGVTASVIETEAGKTSLVLTSAETGEAHSIQFDNSVTGPDGSKVTIKDESGIFNAISAKNADNQPIGFVQAQQAENAVFTVNGVSVTRSTNTVSDVIQGVTISLVARGETTVNVARDADKVADKVKAFVDAYNDVMKTIRDNTRKLDSNATTKNLQGDSTLRSLQSALSDWSVRRVDGTIDGYHLLSDIGIEADKGVTVGSSMTGQLSFNRELFIEKFNENPEAVFHMFGHDDTSDANRDGFARIFDEALPSWTSSVDGIIQGRIKGYDSQISDTKERIERLENSLLRKEEQLKRQFTAMEVALSQLQSQQAWMTSQLASLSTSYY
- the fliS gene encoding flagellar export chaperone FliS, translating into MNPQHAGYQAYKKNKYETASPHKLISLLYTACLQNGNRAKQALVEGKKEEAHTAILKMQDIVYELIACLNEEQGGELSQNLKRIYLYVIDRLVEANLQKTVEPIEEVIELIESIRSAWEQIGKDIHMGLASNGTSV